In Gossypium raimondii isolate GPD5lz chromosome 12, ASM2569854v1, whole genome shotgun sequence, a single window of DNA contains:
- the LOC105764887 gene encoding leucine-rich repeat receptor-like protein kinase TDR, which yields MSFTSLFHITMKKPPFLPSLLPFFLYLLTSSLLVFSASASPPPLPLVSLLSLKSSLKDPLSSFGDWDPTPTFSKPSFEDPVWCAWSGVKCNPKTAQVTSLDLSRRNLSGVIPPEIRYLTGLVNLNLSGNYFDGPLQPAIFKLSELRTLDISHNSFNSTFPPGVSKLRFLKVFNAYSNNFRGPLPQEFVRLRFLEQLNLGGSYFEGEIPAGYGSFTRLKLLDLAGNALQGTLPRQLGFLTQLERIEIGYNAFSGTIPVEFALLPNLKYLDISNCTLSGSLPKELSNLTKLEVLYFFKNSFTGEIPESYTKLKALKVLDLSDNQLSGTIPEGLSSLTELTWLSLINNNLSGTIPEGIGELTNLSTLLLWNNNLSGILPQKLGSNGKLLSLDVSSNSLTGPIPPNLCYGNRLFKLILFNNMFTHELPASLVNCTSLSRFRIQNNLLNGTIPYGFGLLTNLTFVDMSKNNFTGEIPHDLGYAPTLQFLNISENSFNVALPSNIWGAPSLQIFSASSAKLTGKIPDFIGCKNVYKIELQGNSLNGSIPWDIDHCEKLLSLNLSRNLFTGIIPWEISTLPSITAVDLSRNMLTGTIPSNFENCSTLENFNVSYNLLTGPIPSSGPIFPNLHPSSFSGNDGLCGRILAKPCPAEALASGDMEVRNKQQQPKKTAGAIVWIMAAAFGIGLFVLVAGTRCFHANYSRRFSDDREIGPWRLTAFQRLNFTADDVLECLSMTDKIIGMGSTGTVYKAEMPGGEIIAVKKLWGKHKDNIRRRKGVLAEVDVLGNVRHRNIVRLLGCCSNRECTMLLYEYMPNGNLDDLLHGKNKGENLVADWVTRYKIALGVAQGICYLHHDCDPVIVHRDLKPSNILLDGEMEARVADFGVAKLIQSDESMSVIAGSYGYIAPEYAYTLQVDEKSDIYSFGVVLMEILSGKKSVDSEFGDGNSIVDWVRSKIKNKNGVIDILDKNAGASCASVREEMMQMLRIALLCTSRNPADRPSMRDVVLMLQEAKPKRKMLESVVNGGNVVRVGADGTDDSLAQKATVEC from the exons ATGTCTTTCACTTCCCTATTTCACATAACCATGAAGAAACCTCCTTTTCTCCCATCTCTGCTCCCATTTTTCTTGTATTTACTGACATCATCTCTGCTTGTCTTCTCGGCTTCTGCATCACCACCTCCACTCCCTTTGGTTTCTCTTCTGTCGTTAAAATCATCCCTCAAAGACCCTCTTTCAAGTTTTGGAGATTGGGACCCTACTCCCACGTTTTCCAAGCCTAGTTTTGAAGACCCGGTTTGGTGTGCATGGTCAGGTGTCAAGTGCAATCCTAAAACAGCTCAAGTCACGTCTCTTGATCTCTCTCGTCGCAATCTCTCTGGTGTTATTCCCCCGGAAATAAGGTATTTGACTGGCTTGGTGAACTTGAATTTAAGTGGGAATTACTTTGATGGGCCTCTCCAACCAGCTATTTTTAAACTCAGTGAACTTAGAACTCTTGATATAAGCCACAACTCCTTCAACTCAACGTTCCCGCCCGGGGTTTCTAAGCTTAGGTTCTTGAAAGTCTTCAATGCATACAGCAACAATTTCAGGGGTCCATTACCGCAAGAGTTTGTACGGTTACGGTTCTTGGAACAGCTCAATCTTGGGGGCAGCTACTTTGAAGGTGAAATACCAGCTGGTTATGGAAGCTTTACCAGGTTAAAGCTGCTTGACTTGGCAGGGAATGCACTACAAGGCACTTTACCGCGTCAACTTGGGTTCTTGACTCAGCTTGAGCGCATAGAGATTGGCTACAATGCTTTTTCAGGCACCATACCAGTAGAATTTGCACTGTTACCCAACCTCAAGTACTTGGACATCTCGAATTGTACTCTTTCAGGTTCACTTCCGAAAGAACTCAGCAATTTAACTAAGTTAGAAGTTTTGTACTTTTTCAAGAACAGCTTCACAGGTGAAATCCCGGAGAGCTACACCAAGTTGAAAGCTCTCAAGGTCCTTGATTTATCCGACAACCAACTCAGTGGAACAATTCCAGAAGGGTTATCTTCCTTAACGGAGCTAACATGGTTGAGCTTAATTAACAACAACCTTTCTGGTACAATCCCAGAAGGCATCGGTGAGTTAACAAATCTCAGCACTTTACTTCTCTGGAACAACAACCTGAGCGGCATTCTCCCACAGAAACTAGGTTCAAATGGGaagttgctaagtcttgatgtCTCGTCGAACTCTCTCACGGGTCCAATTCCTCCAAATCTTTGCTATGGAAACAGGCTTTTCAAGCTCATCCTTTTTAACAACATGTTCACGCATGAGCTCCCGGCAAGCCTTGTAAACTGCACGTCACTCTCAAGGTTCCGAATCCAAAACAACCTTCTCAACGGTACCATCCCATATGGCTTCGGACTCCTAACAAACCTTACGTTCGTGGACATGAGTAAGAACAACTTCACCGGTGAGATTCCTCATGATCTTGGCTATGCACCAACTTTACAGTTCCTCAACATCTCCGAGAACTCTTTCAACGTCGCATTGCCGAGCAACATTTGGGGTGCACCGAGCTTGCAGATTTTCTCGGCCAGTTCAGCCAAGCTAACAGGCAAAATCCCAGACTTCATCGGCTGTAAAAACGTGTACAAAATCGAGCTCCAAGGTAATTCTCTAAACGGAAGCATCCCCTGGGACATTGATCATTGTGAAAAGCTCTTGTCTTTGAATTTAAGCCGCAATTTATTTACTGGAATAATTCCATGGGAAATATCGACGCTTCCTTCAATAACTGCAGTTGATCTTTCCCGTAATATGCTCACTGGAACTATCCCTTCGAACTTCGAAAACTGTAGCACTTTAGAAAATTTCAATGTCTCCTATAATTTGCTAACCGGCCCGATCCCATCGTCCGGTCCAATATTTCCCAACTTACACCCTTCCTCATTTTCCGGCAACGACGGACTTTGCGGCAGAATTTTAGCGAAACCGTGCCCGGCTGAGGCGTTGGCCTCAGGTGACATGGAAGTTCGTAACAAGCAGCAGCAGCCAAAGAAAACGGCTGGAGCTATCGTTTGGATTATGGCAGCCGCTTTCGGGATTGGTTTGTTTGTTCTCGTAGCTGGGACCCGTTGTTTCCATGCAAATTACAGCCGTAGGTTCAGCGACGATCGCGAAATCGGTCCGTGGAGATTGACCGCTTTCCAGCGGTTGAATTTCACGGCTGATGATGTGCTAGAGTGCCTGTCCATGACGGATAAGATCATAGGGATGGGTTCCACGGGAACAGTGTACAAAGCAGAGATGCCAGGTGGCGAGATCATAGCGGTGAAGAAGCTATGGGGTAAGCACAAAGACAACATCAGACGGAGGAAAGGGGTGTTGGCGGAGGTGGACGTGCTGGGGAACGTGAGGCACCGTAACATAGTGAGGTTGTTAGGGTGTTGCAGCAACAGGGAGTGCACGATGCTGCTCTACGAGTACATGCCAAACGGGAACTTGGACGACTTGTTGCATGGTAAGAATAAAGGGGAGAACTTGGTGGCGGATTGGGTGACAAGGTACAAAATCGCTCTTGGAGTGGCTCAAGGTATTTGTTATCTTCACCATGACTGTGATCCGGTGATCGTCCACCGTGATCTCAAGCCCAGTAATATTTTATTGGACGGTGAGATGGAGGCCAGAGTGGCAGATTTCGGGGTTGCCAAGTTGATCCAAAGTGACGAGTCCATGTCCGTCATTGCTGGGTCCTATGGCTACATTGCTCCAG aaTATGCTTATACTCTCCAAGTTGATGAAAAGAGTGATATCTACAGCTTTGGGGTGGTGTTGATGGAGATTTTAAGTGGAAAAAAATCGGTGGATTCAGAATTTGGAGATGGGAACAGCATTGTTGATTGGGTGAGGTCtaaaatcaagaacaaaaacGGAGTTATTGacattttggataaaaatgcaGGGGCATCATGTGCATCGGTGAGGGAAGAAATGATGCAGATGCTTAGAATTGCATTGCTATGCACCAGCCGGAACCCGGCGGACCGGCCGTCGATGAGGGATGTGGTGCTGATGCTGCAAGAAGCCAAACCCAAGAGGAAAATGCTGGAAAGTGTAGTTAATGGAGGCAATGTGGTTCGTGTTGGTGCTGATGGGACTGACGATTCTTTAGCACAAAAGGCTACTGTCGAATgttaa